The following proteins are co-located in the Hemicordylus capensis ecotype Gifberg chromosome 11, rHemCap1.1.pri, whole genome shotgun sequence genome:
- the XKRX gene encoding XK-related protein 2, with amino-acid sequence MDRVCEASFGECSDRLPAEGARQPPPPPPLPRVRHVADKTVSRVRPPVSILLTTLLYLGEFTSAGFVTFAYSRSSDSYWMGLTLLFMLMPAIMDQFTLIFVHRDLTSDKPMVLFMHLLLLGPFIRCVEAMMIYWTSGRTEEPYVSITRQKQLRKGSELVLEQEVGHSVRRLVTHRNAFRRMAVIQAFLGSTPQLTLQLYVSVVEQYVPTGRAVLMSICLVSITYGALVCNILAIQIKYDDYKIDLHPLAFVCIVLWRSLEISTRITVLVFFGSVFKEYTVAIGSANFLVFFFMPWVQLWRSGGQLPESVEKNFSRLGTIVVLLSITLLYGGINIFCWSAVQLRLADRDLIAKTQSWVCLVVYYIVRGLENSVLILVWYFFRTDVYDNICPPFLVVQLLVGYCLAIAFMLLFMQYFHPCRLLFTHNVSDYLECVCCRRSGAVGALRLEPPYEPGVRHSIV; translated from the exons ATGGACCGGGTGTGCGAAGCCTCCTTCGGGGAATGCTCGGACCGGCTCCCGGCCGAGGGGGcgaggcagccgccgccgccgccgccgctccctCGAGTGCGCCACGTCGCGGACAAAACGGTCTCTCGGGTGAGGCCCCCGGTCAGCATCCTGCTCACCACCCTCTTGTATCTGGGGGAGTTCACCTCGGCCGGCTTCGTGACCTTCGCCTACAGCCGCTCCAGCGACAGCTACTGGATGGGGCTGACCCTCCTCTTCATGCTGATGCCGGCCATCATGGACCAGTTCACGCTCATCTTTGTCCACCGAGACCTGACCAGTGACAAGCCGATGGTCCTCTTCATGCATCTCCTGCTCCTGGGGCCTTTCATCCG gtgcGTGGAGGCCATGATGATCTACTGGACCTCGGGCCGGACGGAGGAGCCCTACGTCTCCATCACCCGCCAGAAGCAGCTGCGCAAGGGCTCGGAGCTggtgctggagcaggaggtgggccACTCGGTCCGCAGGCTGGTCACCCACCGCAACGCCTTCCGGCGCATGGCCGTCATCCAGGCCTTCCTGGGCTCCACCCCGCAGCTGACCCTGCAGCTCTACGTCAGCGTGGTCGAGCAGTACGTGCCCACCGGCCGAG CGGTCCTGATGAGTATCTGCCTGGTGTCGATCACCTACGGAGCCTTGGTCTGCAACATCCTGGCCATCCAGATCAAGTACGACGACTACAAGATCGACCTGCACCCCTTGGCCTTCGTCTGCATCGTCCTGTGGCGCAGCCTGGAGATCTCCACTCGCATCACCGtcctggttttctttggcagcGTCTTCAAGGAGTACACGGTGGCCATTGGGTCAGCCAACTTCCTGGTCTTCTTCTTCATGCCCTGGGTGCAGCTATGGCGGAGTGGTGGGCAGCTGCCCGAGAGCGTGGAGAAGAACTTCAGCCGGCTGGGCACCATCGTGGTCCTCCTCTCCATCACCTTGCTCTACGGCGGGATCAACATCTTCTGCTGGTCGGCTGTGCAGCTCCGGCTGGCCGACCGGGACTTGATTGCCAAGACGCAGAGCTGGGTGTGCCTGGTCGTCTACTACATCGTGCGCGGGCTGGAGAACAGCGTGCTGATCCTCGTCTGGTATTTCTTCAGGACGGATGTCTATGACAACATCTGCCCGCCTTTCCTGGTGGTGCAGCTGCTGGTGGGCTACTGCCTGGCCATCGCCTTCATGCTGCTCTTCATGCAGTATTTccacccctgccgcctcctcttcACCCACAACGTCTCGGACTACTTGGAGTGCGTCTGCTGCCGGCGGAGTGGGGCAGTCGGAGCGCTGCGACTCGAGCCCCCCTACGAGCCTGGCGTGAGGCACAGCATCGTCTGA